In a single window of the Cupriavidus basilensis genome:
- a CDS encoding HdeD family acid-resistance protein, with translation MLQYYAKLWWVVALRGILAVLFGICAFFAPIATLAALVLLFGAFAAADGVSALLMAISGSQREASDRGILALQGLLGLGVGLLTWFSPVVTAFSLLLYIAAWTLATGVLQIVAAIRLRKDIPNEWWLILAGLVSIVFAFLLLWQPLAGALAVLWMIGAWAVVCGILLIGVSLRLRRARNMPIAPLSS, from the coding sequence ATGCTTCAGTATTACGCCAAGCTTTGGTGGGTCGTGGCCTTGCGCGGCATTCTCGCCGTTCTTTTCGGGATTTGTGCGTTTTTCGCTCCTATTGCCACACTGGCTGCACTCGTGCTCTTGTTTGGCGCCTTTGCCGCCGCCGACGGCGTCAGCGCGCTGCTGATGGCCATCTCGGGCAGCCAGCGCGAGGCTAGCGACCGCGGCATCCTTGCACTGCAGGGCCTGCTTGGCCTGGGCGTGGGCTTGCTGACCTGGTTCAGCCCCGTGGTCACGGCGTTTTCCCTGCTGTTATATATCGCCGCCTGGACGCTTGCCACAGGGGTGCTGCAAATTGTCGCGGCGATCCGCCTGCGCAAGGACATTCCCAATGAATGGTGGCTGATCCTGGCCGGGCTGGTGAGCATCGTGTTCGCTTTCCTGCTGCTGTGGCAACCCCTTGCCGGCGCGCTGGCGGTGCTGTGGATGATCGGAGCCTGGGCGGTGGTTTGCGGCATTCTGCTGATCGGCGTCTCGCTGCGCTTGCGCCGGGCCAGAAATATGCCTATTGCACCACTTTCAAGCTAA